AGCTGGGGGGATGACAGGATGTAGGGGACAAGAGTGAGACCCCTGGAGGCCAGTCAGGAGGCAATGCCAGGAATCCAGGCTGGAGATGATGATGGCTCAGAACAAGAAGAGTGGCCATGACGGAGAGCAAAGTGGTCAGATTCCAGATAGACTGGACATGAGATGGGTGGGGGGACAGAATTTAACCCATTTAACCACCCGACAGTGGTAATCATGAAACATATGTTGAGATGCAGCCTTcatcagcctgggtcccagagtgACTTGTAATGACAGGTTTCTATCTCCCAGTGCAGCTCACTTCAGTCACGTGTCCCCTGAGTAGAGTGGCAGGTCCCCAGGTAAAATATTGATCCCTCTAGTTTTTTGATGAGTATATTGAATTGATTCATGTACAGTAAATGTGTCTACATTGTACATCTCTTCCTTGTGCCCTGTCTCCAGATTATTGATCCTCTAACTGATCCTCGATTACTGGGTGCCTGCTATATGCCTGTCACTGTGCTGCGTGCCAAGAGAAGTGTGTGGGAAATTAACACAAGGATCCTAATCGCAAGGAGTGTATAATCTAATCTGatggaagacagaagaaaacGCTATCAGTGTTGGCTGAAATTATCAGAGGGTAGCAAAGATTAAGGCTCAATAAGCGATAATGCTAACAGGGCTCCCAGTATGTTCCAGGGACTTGGCTGAGCACTTGACTCTCTTCAGACCCCATGGATGTTGTACACCATGGGGCTggtattttatatctattttgtTAGTGAGAAAACGGGCTTAGAAAAGTTGAAGCAGTTTGCCCAGTGTTCACTGAGAATCCCAATCCAGGCCGGTCTCATGCACACACGTGGGGTCTGTGGACTTCCCTGTGCTCCCTCTCCAGTCACCTGAGCCTTGATGGTCCAGCTAGAATATGATTGGTAGTCTACACTCTGAACTACATGGTCTGCTTCTCCTTCTACAGTAGTCCCAGGGTTGCATTGCTCATGTGGCAGTATTAACAGTAAGAGAACAGAATAGCTAATCTACTCTTCAATTTGTATTTCAGTAATGGCCTTCCTAGCTGATTTTTACCGACTAATTAAACTCAACCTTTCATCTTTCCCTTTATAAGAAGGAACTAACTTTCAGACTTCAATTTTCTAACTTGGCTGCAGATGCAAAGATCTGTCGTATCAGAGgccttcatttctcctttaaagTATTAAAACAATTACAAGCAACAGCAGGATCAAAAGAAACAACATGAAACCAAACCAACCctatttttaagtgtttccaACCTTGTTTCAAAACAGCCTTCTGAGGACTGTTTCCCAAACAGCAATGTATGAAGCCATCTACTTCTGAAAACTGATTTTCCTCTGTGGACGCATCCTGTTTTCTATGCTCGGAGAAGCAGGGAATACCCAAGCTGGCATTCAGTAGTAACAAGTATGAaatagactattaaaaaaaaagttgtaggaattttaaaatccatgttgACTGGTTTTTACATTTACCCGGCAGCATTCCCATGCTAGCGTTGGCATGGAGACTGGAAAAGGAAACTTTCCACCAATCTGTCACTTGCTACTGTTTCCACTTATTTTACTGTGAATccaattttaacaatttttttaaaaaaaacttaagagagtttgattcctttttattttcttttttgagacaTTTCTGAAACATGAAAACATGCATGAGAAAAAGGTTTTTGAAATCAGTCAAAGATTTGGTTTTCCAAATATTCAGCTGTTTAACATTCGGATAATTGccggctgggtttttttttttttttttctcttctcccccacaTTTAGTCTGAATGCTTTGGCATGGGGGAGCCCCACAGTCTGAAAGTAACTTTGTCCCGACTCTCCTCACTGCATTTATTAGAAAGGCTGAAAGAGGCATCTGCTTTTCAACAGTTTGTGGTCCTTACGGGATGAGGGAAAGCCAGAGTTTCTGAGGTTTCAGGAAGAAAGTTGGGCTTCCCGAAACTTCAGTGGAAGCAAGTTTGGCGTGGTCCCGCACAGGTATTCTTGAAATCATTTTCGTTTTGGAAAAACAGGCTGGGATTCTCGGAGCTAGGCTCGGGGTCAGAGGTGGAGGACTAATCTGTAGGTGACCTAGAACCCGTAGGCACTCAAGTCACGTTTACACGAGTGCAATGCATCCCAGTAACGCTGCATCTTACGTACACTGAAAGGTGATCATCTTGGGCTAGAAAGTCAAAGGAGAGCTGCCTACCTAGAGCTTACGAGGCCTTAGGCTGGCACCTGGAAGCCAGGGGAATCTCATTTTGCTTTGGCACCATCCTAAAGCTGGCGCATTGTTAAAGGGAGGAAATGCATGCGAGGAAAATCACAGAGGAGAGAGGGTCGGGAACAGATGTAAGCAGAAAGGGACAGCAtttagaatgaaagaaagaaattggactCCCACAGCTGGAGGGACAAACCCCTCAGTGTCGTCAGGGATATGGGATGAGGAGTCATTCTGCCCTCCCTTTGttccttttccccctcttccaCGTTTCCAGGGTGTGTGTTTGATGTCTGTCTTTTCTGTTGGGTTACTGGACCCTGAGGACATGACCCAGTGGAAGTAGATAGTATACAGCGGGCGCTCCGAAAAGACCCGCCAAACAAATGAACCAACTCAGTGGCTCTTGTCCCCTCCCTTACTCCCCCGCCCCGGTgagccagccccccacccccaccccgcgcgCCTAGCACGTAGTAGGCGCTCCTGAAACATCTGGAGAGCAAATGAGCTGCAAGTTTGGGGCGCTGAGCACGTGGAGCTCGGGAAACCAGGACAGCAAAGGAGGGTGTCTCGGATCACAAAAGCGATGCGGGCGCGTGCggaaggcggcggcggcggcgggcgggagGCGAGGGGCCCGCGGGGAGCGGAGCGCTGCGCAGGGGGCGCTGCCTGCGTGGCgcccggggcgggggcgcggaGGGCCGCGGCGGCACGTGCGCGGCTGGGACGCCGGCCGGGCTGCCTGGGCGCGGGGGGGGGGTGTGTCCGCGCCGTGGCCCCCGCGCGTGCGGCCGGCCGGGCGGCGGCGTGAGTCACGGCGGGGCTCGCCTTTATAACCGCCGGCAGGCTCGCGCCAGCCGTCCGCCCGCCGCTCGGCGCTCCGCGCTCCAGCCCGCGCGCCCCTAACGGCCCCCGAACCGCCACCCAGGCCCGAGGGCACCATGAGGAGCCCGCGCTGCGCCCGGTTGCTGCTCCTGCTtctgctgccgccgctgctacTCACGCCCCCCGCCGGGGACGCCGCCGTCATCACCGGGGTAAGCGGCCCCGGGCGCACCTGTACGCCGGGGATGCGCGCCTGCCACGCGCTGTGAGGGCTCCGGAGGGGGACCGCGACGGGGAGGCGGGGGACACCTGCCCCGGTCGCCCCCTGGCGCACTTGGAGAATGCCCTGCTCGCAAAGCAGCGGGCAGCGGGGACTTCGGGCGCGCCCAGGAGAAGTGACCGCTGTCTCACCCCACCACCTTCATCACCACCTTCTCCCGCTTGCTTTCCCCTCTCTCCCCGTttggtctgtttttctcttaAGCTGAAAGAAGTTTCCTTTCGGGATCTTCTCAAGCACTTTTCTCAGTACCTTCAAGTCTCCTTAAAATTTGAGGGTCTCTTCCTGAAATGTAAAGGGGCAAGACGAATACCCCCAAATCCAGCGGGTCTTAATTCTGTAATCAAGGAGTTTGCTCCCCAAATGCAGCCTCCGCAGAAACCCTTGCGAATAACTTGATCTGAGGCCAAGTTATGTGCACTTTGGAAAGCAATATGAACAGTTCCTTCTGGGGTCCAGGTTGGTTGGTTGTTTCCAAGCGTCCTGAAGTTCTCCCTGTAAAAGTTTTCCACTTCGGCATAATAACGGAGTAGGTTGCCATGTAGATGTTTCAGTTTAGATAGATGTCTTCCTCATTTTTGGAAGTAGGAACTCGTTCAGTTCTCTCCTGCTTCCACCAGCAATTTTCTTTGTGTGGATCTGAAGGATGAGTTTACAGCACAGGATTAAAAAAAGTCTTGTCTACTTTACACCAACAATGGAAAAACCGCTACTATTTCCTGGTTGTTCAAGTGCTTTACTCTTCttttaagtctgaaattattttacactTCCATTAAACCATTTCAAATATCTCAGTGCACAGAAGATGgctgaaataaaatttctgtgtTTGAAATGATGATACATaacataatgaaataaaatttaaatttaagggAAATGGCACTGTCTTGAGAAAATTAAGCTCCGTTGTCTCTATGTTAATAGGCTTACAGCTTTTTTAAAGTCCTTGTACTGTAACAGTCTTTTGTGACAGCCAATAGACATTTGGGTTACAGccaatagatatttaattatAAGCATTGAGATATTTActagaatagattttttaaaatgtatttgaatatcTTTGTCAGTCTGTGTGGTTGAAAAAAGTTTTTACAGGTCTTTCTAATACATGAGAATTGAAACATGATTAGTTAGGTTTTttgccctccttcttcccctgctggctcattttaaatttctcctaatCCTCTGAGCCCAAAATTCCTTTGTGATAGAAGTATCTTTTTGTTCCATTCACAAGACAGCACTATCTGAATAGATCTGCAGTGGGTTCAAGATGAAGGGCATTAGGAAACAGCTgtctaattaaaaatatataaacctatgcaattctttgtaaatattttcaagaaccAAAGtgtttttgttataaaatgaaattttatcacaCTGTTTTTCTGTTAAAAGTTTAGACTGGGCTTACTATATAATTCTctgtgttgtttttgttgttgttttaaatcaagtgttacaacaacaaaaaaaaagaatgaaaaaaaatttctctaaaacAACATGGCAATAAAGAAATGTAATGTTTCCATGACAGGAACCATCTGGAGTCAAATGAAAAACTCAGTAACTTATCTAAATTTATCATCTCTGGGATGTTAAACATCCAAGTGATTGACTGAGTTTTAAGAGATACTGGCTGGATTTTGATTGTCTTATTAAAAGAGCTAGTGGGACTTCGAAATTCCTGGTCTTGAGTATctgttgaaataaaatattgcccGAAACCTTCaccttaaatatttactttttttggtaaTATATGTAGTTATTTAAAAGTTGATTTATATGTCCACATAGATTTGTTAAAACCATATTGGAAAAGATTGTATACTGAACAACTCACTTATGGAATGTAATGGCTACATACACGTGATTTCTGGCATACAGATAAAAATTGGAAAGTGGAAATGTTTAggtattttcttataaatgtcCAAACACCTCAAGATGAAAATTGTAGTTTTCATCCAGATACTGTTTTAAATAGCCTGAGGAAAAAATTCtaatggagggggaaaaaaaactctaaagCAAGAAAGATTGTTGAtcacatttaatgaaaaataataaatgaaggtGTGCCCACATATTTATGTTTCAAGAAGTTATAGCTGTCCCCAAAACTAAGAACTTTGAAGACGTGTTTTAGTTGTTTCTATTAAATCTACATTTAAATTTGTGTCTAAATTATAGACTTTATAGTTCTTTCATACATAACACAGGATGTCTTTACCTTATTGCTAGCAAAACAGATTACTGCACAGTACTCAAACAAAGCATCCTATTTATGGTTGGTTCCTAGGAGAGAACAATAGTTCTTCAGATGTATTTTCATGCAAATAAGTTTAGACTTCATTATTTACTTAGTCAAGTATGGAAATCACTCCGAAGTTGATTCTTTGATTATAcgtatttacaatttttatattaGAACAAATGCCTTGAGTAATCACTGTTGATAATTGCATCTGTCATGTATATTTCTAAATCTGATGAATCTTATAGAATAATTCAGCTAATTTTGTAATGTACACATATGTACAGTAATTTCCTTTTTGCAAGTTactcatatgaaaaaaaaaaaaagtaatataaggTGAAAGTCTTGGACTGTCCATTCTAACCtaggaaatttctttctttcagaagGAAATGGTGAAAATCAAGTCAGTGGTGTGAGAAACATTGAGTCTTGTGaccaaaatgcaaatatttaaagggaaaatgaattgtacttttaaaatttacatcagTGCCTTTATGGGTCTGGAGCATTTCATGCCAGATTTAGAGACCATTTAAATCCCTTCTTAAAATTGGGCCCAATATATTCTGCAGTTAATAGACATACAATCTTGTGATTTGATTTATGTAGTTCCTAACAGCTATTTATGGTAAAAGACTAATAGAGACTCATTCTTCAAGTTCAAAGccaattcagccataaaacactagaaaaagagctgcttttgttttttctttaagtcttgTATTTAGAATTTTCACAATGTGTGGACCATTTTTAGGCTATTTTTCAACAAGTAGGAAAATCTCTTCCGATCAGGTTTTATTGTAAATATGTTCAAGTGAATGAAGATTACAGTTCTTTTTTATATGTGTGATTATTAAAATCATAGTGGTTGGATATtaagagaacattttcttttactgCTAATTTTAGATCCCTGGAGCCTGAGTCGTCCCCATTATCtgtatttatctgtctgtctgttgcATTTCAGGCCTGCGACAAGGACCCCCAGTGTGGTGGAGGCATGTGCTGTGCTGTTAGTATCTGGGTTAAGAGCATACGGATTTGCACACCAATGGGCAAAGTGGGAGACACCTGCCATCCGCTGACTCGTAAAGTtagtgtatatatttgtattcatgGTGGTTCTCTTACATTGCAATGTCTGTCCCCTCTGAGTAAGGCCTATATGACATGAAACGCAAGGTAACATGCTTGAAATTGGAAGTCAGAGAAGATGACGGTGGAAAGccgcctcctctctcctctcccttttcatTGTAAAGAATTGTATCCTTTACCATCCTTCTTCTACTGAACATTTGCATATCATGGCTCTCGTAGTGTTAGacacatttcataaaaataatttgaaacatgcatatttgcttaaaattttttaggATATACAGATATCCTAAaattttttatacataaaaataaaatttaatttatatgtattatataaataaaataccatgtaTGTGTCTTTGCAGAAATCAGAGTATAAAAGTTCATGAAAAGAGGGTTAATGTCAGACCCACTGAAAAGGCAGAAATCAAGAAGTTTGTGTTTTGGTCTTTTTGCAGAAAATCATTCATGATACATTTACTAGTTGTATCTTAATTTGAAAGTCCTATGTTTTGGCTCTGTCTACAGGACACATGTTCACAGTCCTAGAGGTTGATGATGTTTCgctttccaatttattttattatgtaacaGCTCAGTGTCACAGTGACCTAAAACAGCACTTTTGAAAAGGCATAGACAGGAAGCGGCAGGACCGCCGGTTTGATGGCAGGACTGCGCGGGGCTTTAGAGGCTGTGTCCCCCGGGGGGTTGCATGTGCCCCTGTGTGCAGGGCCAGGCAGGTCTGCGTTACTTCTGGAATGGGTGGGTGGCagacaggagggagcagagaggcgTGTGGAGCCTGGAGAGCCCTTGCCCTTCGGGTTAAAAACGTCTGAAGCGCAGTGTGGTCCCAGCCACATCCCCCAGGGATGCCAGGTCGAGGGTGCCTTGGTCTCTTCGCCCCACATCCTTGTTTACCAAGTGGTTACGGGAGGTCCACGGCTGCTGAGGGCCACATCCCAGGCCTGGTGGCTTGATGGAGGCGAGTTCAGTCCTCTGCAGTGTTCTCTTGTCACATCGTCTACTCTCATCCCCAAAATAGGTTGAATGTTTTCAAAGCAAACTGAATTCCgtcttctaccttttttttttcctctgcgcATGTGGCTTAGGGTTCAAAACTGTAGTAGAGCCAAACATCTTTCCTGCACTCCAGTCACAGATGACAGTTCATATTTTGACTCTCTCAAAAGGACATAAGGAAATAAATTGGCTTGGGTTTTACCCTGTGCGCTGTAATGGGGACACTGGTGGTTGGGACCCATGTGAAGACGGAATTTGGCTGTCCTGTGGTTTCCTTGAGAAATGCTTCCTGTTACATTTAgaccactgcccctcccccagggtttTACTGTTGGAGACGTGGTGTCTTTCAGCATGATATGCACCTTTTATTCCTGGCCATTTTGAGACAGGAAAGGGTTTTAAACCGTTGGTTGTCTGTCTCAGTGCCTGACTGCCGCCCAGGGGAGGTAAGGCTGGCCCTTTGGCATTgatctcagtttttttcatcaaCCTTATCAAGCATGAGTCATCTTTTGTGATTTGAGTCGCTGTCGCTGAGAAGTTTACTGTTAACTCAGCCTTCTCCTTTAAGAATCGTGTTGTCTTCGTCCAGCTTTAGTATAATCTTACATGCTTTAGGTCCTAGGATCACGAAGCCACTTTGCTGAAATGCGTGAAGGGTGACAGTGTCTGGGGAGCTATTTTTGTGTAAATAGCAATAACGGTTGCCACTTGTTGAATGCCGTGATGTAGCAGACACTCGAAACCGAATGTTGTGTATGTGGTTGTCGTTTAATACAACAAGCCTGCAAAGCGCGTTTGTTTTGGTCACATCTCTGTACGACAGCATTACAGGCTCCGTAACTGGCCGAGGTCACTGGGCGTAGGTCAGAGGGCAGGCTCTGGCTTTCGCTTCTTTCTGACTCTGTCTTCTGTGTGGTCCTAACCACACATgtattctctcctccttctgtgaaagctgtctttgtgctttatttgaatattttttagtgCAATTAACCAAAGCTGGTTTGTGTAGGGAAGGCATTCGCTGAGATGAGGGATTAACAGTTCAGAGCTGGAATTTGTCTCATCCTGCAGTTTCGATGAGTTTTCCAAATCTGAGACGTTTTGGAAAGAGAACCAGATTCTGTTTCCCCAGTTCCTATAGTTTTTCTCATTCAGGTTTAGTGCCAGGTCAGTTCTGAAAGTAAAGTCATTCTCCCAGAAACCCAGGTATATCTCtgtgctgggtttttttgtttttttgtttttaatcatagTTTTAATAACGAAGTTTGTAATAACAGATTATGGCTTTCATAGTagaaataagtgatgaaaaaACTGGAGTACTAAAAAGTAATAAGATTTTAATCTCAGATCTGAACCTACCCCCTATTTGGATGTGCACttgaaatatgtttttagaaTGCAGTGTTACAGCTTTTCACATTGAGTATTTTTCTgtcttgaaaacattttcaaaggtcATTTCAAAGACCTATTTTTAGTCCTAGAGTTGTCACTTGTTTCTGGATGAACTTAACCTGTCCTGGTGAAAACCTGGTTCTTCCAGAGTCTCTTTCAACTATATTCTGTTCAAAACAACTCAAGTAAATAATTTGTTGTAAATATATCCTGGTGAAACTCCACTTTAAACTTTCTGGCTCATTAGTAGATGATAAAAATGTAGATAGACACTGTATGGATACATTCAttacttttttcctcccagttttctctttgttttgttttgtttgaaaaaaaaaaagtggattaaTTTCAATTGTGGTCACAAGGATTAGTGTTTGTAAACACAAGGCTTTGAATAGGTGAGGACTATACCTGTTCAAGATTTGAACTTTCTGCTCTAGTTTGGCTTAGACATGAATCAcagttgtttgtttattttgaaaaagtgagCAGTATTTGATGAGTGAAATCGAGACCTGTAGATAGGAATTGGTGGCCACTGAGTTCagtttactgttttatttcagaTGTATCAATTAACTTACAGAGTTCACAGCCACTGCTAGGCtatgattttgtaattttaaagtgTGAAACGTCACATTTGATAATTCAAAATAGAATGAAATGTGAGTGTACCTAAGAAGAATAGGTGCGTGTTTTCTAAACACATTTTCAGGCAAATAATAGTTTTAACATGTATTAATTTTcaatggttgattttttttcttaacagttcaGAATGTATTACTAAATCATATGTCTTCTGGGAatacctgtgctgtacagcaaaGAAACACTAATTTCTATTAATATCCACACTTCCGGAGTTTACAAAGATTAACTTTTCCCATCCTCTTCTGATTACTCATTGGCTTTGCAATTTGTAATTACGTGACTAATACTTTTACTGCTtatattctataaaaatttttaaatttaaacaactatgtttccttcaaaaattaatcttgttttaaacttttgtcccatttttatgttaacatttttagcattagttatttttattttttagctataCCTTGAAACTTGActaatacattttccttttctgaagaaaaaattttcaaattaaaacctGGGTCTTgtttgtgtgaaaaaaaaataaaaggaagatttttaaaaattattggctGTTCCTGTTTTAGAACCAGCCTGTGAGGAAACATTATAAACATAATTTCAGAATAgattatcacatttaaaaaatactaactaAACTATAACTAACATAGCTTCAATATTTAGCAAAAGATGgacaggaagaaagcaaaatatgCTAATTTTGTCATCTTTCCTATCACGGATATCAAGAGCCACTGTTTCAGTTTGATCTCCCAGGGCAGCTTCATGGCTATGATTACAGGTTCAGGTTGGCAGAGAGACTCCTAAGACATAAATGTGCTTTAGTCCAGTACAGAGTCTGTCAACCTGGGCTCTTCTGACATCTTAGGCTGGGTAACTCTGTTGTGGGGCTGCCCTGAGcactgtgggatgtttagcagcattcctggcctctgcccaactagatgccagtagcacctctgtcccagctgtgacaaccgaaaacgtctccagacattgccccGTGTCACCTGGGCGGGGGTAGGTGAGTGTTGGAGGGGGCTGGAGTCACCTCGGTTGAGCGCCCCTATCTAATGCTTCACTTAGCCTCACAGGACGCAGCGTCCTCGGGAACCCACCGGCTACCCGAGCACACAGCTGCTTTTGCCCTCTCATCCGCCCAGGGTGCTTGTGGCTGCCACACATGATTGCTGGGGTGTGCGTGGGGTCCCCTTGACCCACAGAAATTACCACTGTCATTTCTTGCAAATCTTTTGTGCCCTCCTAATCCCAGGAGTTCAAGGCCTGCATGCCaacagctcccccaccccaagtgcAGCTCACACAACCAGTGAGACTGACCCACTGCTccctgtttttctttacttttcctggggacacagttcagtggGAGGCCCAGGTTCCTATCAGGTCCGCCTCCATCAGCCCAAGCCCCAGGTTAACCCTAGACTCACAGGAGGGGAGCAGATAAATAATTGTGTTATTTAGCGTTGTGTGAATATATACCTAGCCCCCCAAAACTTAGAAGGATCAGTTTAAAACTTTACCAGGTTAAGATACAGTGGCCCTCTTCTTAGTTATTAAAACCAGAAACTGCGGGACTGTGGGACTTGTCATTTTTGTTGTATCCATTATTAtaccatttgaatttttttgaacTGTGTACTTCTGTTGAAAAAGTTGTAACAAAACTGGCTCTCTTTGTAAATCTGAAGATGCATCTTCTGGGAACACTTCTCCTGCACTTGTGACTGTCAGGCACCTTCTAGCTTTGTTATACCGTGGACGTAGAGCCGGAAGCGACTGGGCCAGTTACGACCCTGACAGGTGTCTGCAGAGTGTATCATGTCTGTGTGGTTAAGAGCTCAGAGGCAAAAAGGAAGGCGAAAACAGCTACAGACTGGCCCAGTGAAGAGaggctccagggagggagggagaaacacaGGCTGGATCTTGAAAAAGgataagaataagaaaagtacATCCAAGTATAAGGGGGCCTGCAGGTCAATCTAATCACTCCATTAAATTCAATGCGGACACATCTAC
This Camelus ferus isolate YT-003-E chromosome 17, BCGSAC_Cfer_1.0, whole genome shotgun sequence DNA region includes the following protein-coding sequences:
- the PROK2 gene encoding prokineticin-2 is translated as MRSPRCARLLLLLLLPPLLLTPPAGDAAVITGACDKDPQCGGGMCCAVSIWVKSIRICTPMGKVGDTCHPLTRKVPFLGRRMHHTCPCMPGLACLRTSFNRFICLARK